The DNA region GGTAACTTCGATCATCGATAGGAGACGTTGGTCGTGTCTTTTCGATCAAAACAAGTTCGAGGAAAACGTCACCGATTTCATCTTGAAATTCATGTTACCATTTAGAGTTGTGGAGGATCCAggttttagaaaaatttttgatggtaaataatgaatttaataTTTCAGGGAAGACCCATTTTGTAAACACCCcggataaaaaatatgaaaacacCCGTCGAAATTTTAAGTCACACGAAACGATAGATTGCTTTGTGAAGTAAATAAATATCCAAATTCCGCAAAAGGCGTTCTGAAGAGAAAATATTCcggttcagttttttttcacacatgTTTTACGATTTGTGTTTGACTTGGTACGCACTTTTGAATGTTGTCGTTTTTTTCCGGATGTTAAAAATCAGGTTAACAATTATACttgtggaaaatttttcaaattctttttcacagGACAAGTGAAAGGGGCAGCACAAATttcaatttagtttttctcaaagaactcttttcaattaaacgggtatgaaaattcaaatttcaaatttcgtgGTCAAAGTTCAACAGcatgtttatgaatatttatgtttggagtttttttttaattttacacTGACAAGTTCCCTTGAGTTTCGTGCAATTTTTTGctcaattatttgaatttttctaaaaaaaataccaaGTTCCCTTGAGTTTCGTGCAATTTTTTGctcaattatttgaatttttctaaaaaaaataccatGTTTAGAAAGTGCGGCGTAAGCAAATTATGAGGTTCCGGATAAATTGTTCgaaggataaaaaattttcaaatttccgactgttatatatttttttccctgcaATATTTTTTGGTAATCTTCTTCGTGACCACCTCATGTAGATTtcggttttgaaaaataattttatttcctctgatatttcatttggaaaaaatggattttaagCTAGGAAAATAGTGCTGAGTTGATAAATTCAAATGGTTCATAGATTTCAAGATCCAAAAAGGTGATTCCCAAATAAAACACCTGACGCGCTACACTCTAGGAAAGAGAGTCGAGGAAAATTTATCTATAACGATGAATGAAATCCGAGATCAACTGAGACTCTTGATTAATGAAGGTGGCTTGGTTTGTACCACAGCTGACGTGTGGACAGGAGGAGCGCGCCGGTTTTTGGGAGTCACAGTCAGCTGGGTGAGTACATTTTTGGTCTGACAtgttaatattttatattgCACTTTCCTACATCATTTCATCCAAGTGGTTTTCAGcataatttcttcaaaaatcgttagaaatttgtatttaaaataattctgatttattttaaattcaacctttttttaaatatttttcagaataATGTGTAGATCGTTAAAGCATTCATATTGTTTTTCTATATCAGTCCCCATAAATAATGTATCGTAAGACCAAACAATCAAGTTATAGTAATATGTATATTACTTAATTAAATTACATTCAATTCAaatataatattaatattgaatactcaatattttaatttttaatattttattatgttacatatacatatataccgACGATGAACATTTGGTATTTTTATAGATTGAACCTAAAACATTGACAAGAAAGTCGGCAGCTATTGCCTGCAGAAGATTCCCCGGCACTCATTCTTTCGACGCTATAGCAAATCTCCTCTCCAGTATCCACACATCGTTTGGATTGACCTCAGAATCCATAAGAGCAACGGTTACAGATAATGCCAGTAATTTCGAAAAGGCCTTCAGAAAACTGGGCATCGAAGAGTTGGATAAAGTTCTACCGGGTAAGTGCGGCGAAAAATCAGCGTTCTTTAATTTATTCTTCCTTAGCACTACACTACAACCTACACTGCAGTGAAAAGTCAAAAGAAAAGGAGATACGAAAATGGGTGTTCCTAAAACGGTGTTTTGAATGTGTTTAATTTCATTTATAGAAGATGAAGTTCAAGGTGAAGTTCAAAGTATCGATACTGACGATATCAACGCTATCGAAGAGTACTCGAATCCAGAAGACGAAATTGATATCGAAGAGGAATTCAGCGAGGAGTGCCAAAAAATACTACCTAGGCATTGCAAATGTGCTAGCCATACCATGAACTTGATTGCGTCTACTGATGTTCCAAAAGCAATAGCTCGAAATGATCCATTGAAACGAAAGCACAACTGtgttttgaaaaagtgttCATTACTCTGGAAGTTGCTACGTTctccaaaaaaacgagaaactttgaaaactgAACTCGGAATTGCAATTCAACGGCCAGTCGTAACTCGCTGGAATTCGAGCTACGACTGCTTCAAGCAATTACTCGGCATCAAGGCGAAGcttattgataaaaatatggaagGCCTAACACAACCTTTCACGGCTGGAGATTTCAACTACTTAGAAGAGTATGTGCGATGCTCAACTCCGCTTGCAAACGCTATCGATCTTTTGCAAGGAGACACGTGTTATTATGGAATCTTATTACCAACACTAGTATCTATGAGATATCAACTTAACGAGCTATCGAATAGCGATGATGTGACTTTCTGCAAACCGCTGATCAAAGTCATGATTGATGGTATTAACAggcgatttgaaaaattgttcgacTTCACAGAGCTCAATGTTGATGCGGCAATTGCTGCTATCTCCCATCCGCGATTCAAAGGTCGTTGGCTAGCTCAATTTAATGAAGATCAACAGAGACTGATCCATCGCCGGTTCGTAGAAGCTGTTTCTTTAGAAACGCTTACCGAGGCACGCATTCCGCTCGATGAAAATCAAGATGACGAGTTTCAATTCGGGCCCTCTGCAGAAACTATCGCCGAATTTGAACCATCTTTGTCTCAAGGAGAAGTGAAGGCAGAAGTGACCCGGTACTTAAAAAGCAAGGAGACCCAACTTGTTATGTTAGAAAAGTTCCCGAATATTCGGAAAACTTTTCTAAAATATAACACCCCATTGCCGTCTTCTGCTCCGGTGGAGAGACTATTCAGTTACGCGACGATGATGAATATGCCGAAATTCAACAGGATTAGCGAAGAACATTTTGAGCAAAGAATCTTAGCTAAAgctaatcataaaaaaaaatatatttaaatggATTCGTTTGTTACGAGAATATTCCTGGCTACCTATGTATTAATATAGTAAtgtgtagaaaataaatatgaagattCAATGGGAATAATTTGCattaaatcaataaattcaataGAATTCATTCCGGTTGAATCGTTAGATCTAATGTTGTATTGGAACTTATTTCCATTGAGCaaatcaattcaatttttcaatgaaaatcattttcattgaacCATTGATTTTAATGATTCAGTGGAAATAAATTCCATTAAAACATTAGATTTAATGATTCaatggaaatattttcgatcgacaaattaaattcaattattGAATGGAAATTACTTTCATTGAAGCATTGAATTCaatgataaaatgaaaattattttcattatgaaTTGGAAAAGTAATGATTAAAtgcattgatttttcattaaaaaatttgcaaccctgatgttataaggcgaaattcatgtctccgctggaaatcgacattctcccatgatcttcagttccaaataggcaaaagaaactgaaggaacagggagaaatttctcattgccccgagacacgccaaggcaacgtgttttcacttcccattttgtgaaataacgagtttttatcatgatattggatgttatcagcagaaattcatatggccgctaaaagtcgggattcttccatgattttcaatttcaaataggcaaaaggaactcaagaaaggggaaaaaaacctcacgaccctggagagaaaccaaggcaacgttttttcacttccaatttcgtgaaaaaacgagtttttatcatgaaattgtatgttataaggcgaaattcatgtcttcgctggaaatcgacattctcccataatcttcagttccaaataggcaaaagaaactgaagaaacagggaaaaatttgtcattgcaatcgagacacgccaatgcaacgtgttttcacttcccattttgtgaaataacgagtttttatcactatattggatgttataagcagaaattcatatctccgctaaaagtcgggattcgtccacgattttccatttcaaataggcaaatggaactcaagaaacgggtaaaatatcctcacggccctggagagaagccaaggcaatgttttttcacttccaatttcgtggaaaaacgagtttttatcatgaaattgtatgttataaggcgaaattcatgtctccgctggaaatcgacattctcccatgatcttcagttccaaataggcaaaagaaactgaagaaacaaggaaaaatttctcattgccccgagacacgccaaggcaacgtgttttcacttcccattttgtgaaataaggagtttttatcatgatattggatactataagcagaaattcatatctccgctaaaagtcgggattcttccatgattttcaatttcaaataggcaaaaggaactcaagaaacgggaaaaaaacctcacgaccctggagagaaaccaaggcaacgttttttcacttccaattcgtgaaaaaacgagtttttatcatgaaattgtatgttataaggcgaaattcatgtctccgctggaaatcgacaatctcccataatcttcagttccaaataggcaaaagaaactgaagaaacagggaaaaatttgtcattgcaatcgagacacgccaatgaaacgtgttttcacttcggattttgtgaaataacgagtttttatcatgatattgcatgttataagcagaaattccatatctccgctaaaagtcgggattcttccacgattttccatttcaaataggcaaaaggaactcaagaaacggcgaaaaaatcctcacggccctgaagagaagccaaggcaatgttttttcacttccaatttcgtgaaaaaacgagtttttatcatgaaattttatgttataaggcgaaattcatgtcttcgctgaaaatcgaccttccatcatgatcttcagttccaaataggcaaaagaaactgaaggaacaaggaaaaatttctcattgcccctgagacacgccaaggcaacgtgttttcacttctcattttgtgaaaaaacgagtttttatcatgatattggatgttataagcagaaattcatatctccgctaaaagtcgggattcttccataattttcaatttcaaatagaaataaggaactcaagaaacagggaaaaaatcctcacgaccctgagagaagccaaggcaatgttttttcacttccagtttcgtggaaaaacgagtttttatcatgaaattgtatgttataaggcgaaattcatgtctgcgctgaaaatcgaccttccaccatgatcttcagttccaaataggcaaaagaaactggagGACCAAGGaacaatttctcattgcccctgggacacgccaaggcaacgtgttttcacttccaattttgtgaaaaaacgagtttttatcatgaaattggatgttataaggcgaaattcatgtctccgctggaaatcgaccttccaccatgatcttcagttccaaatagagaaaagaaactaacgaaacaaggaaaaatttctcattgcctccgagacacgccaaggcaacgtgttttcacttccaatttcgtgaaaaaacgagtttttatcatgatattggatgttataagcagaaattcatatctccgctaaaagtcgggaatctcccatgattttcaatatcaaataggcaaaaggaactcaagaaacgggaaaaaaacctcacgaccctgagagaagccaaggcaattttttttcacttccaatttcgtgaaaaaacgagtttttatcatgaaattgtatgttataagtcgaaattcatgtctccgctgaaaatcgaccttccatcatgatcttcagttccgaataggcaaatggaactcaagaaacgggtaaaatatcctcacggccctggagagaagccaaggcaatgttttttcacttccaatttcgtggaaaaacgagtttttatcatgaaattgtatgttataaggcgaaattcatgtctccgctggaaatcgacattctcccatgatcttcagttccaaataggcaaaagaaactgaagaaacaaggaaaaatttctcattgccccgagacacgccaaggcaacgtgttttcacttcccattttgtgaaataaggagtttttatcatgatattggatactataagcagaaattcatatctccgctaaaagtcgggattcttccatgattttcaatttcaaataggcaaaaggaactcaagaaacggggaaaaaatcctcacggccctgaagagaagccaaggcaatgttttttcacttccaatttcgtggaaaaacgagtttttatcatgaaattctatgttataaggcgaaattcatgcctccgctggaaatcgaccttccatcatgatcttcagttccaaataggcaaaaaaaactgaagaaacagggaaaaatttgtcattgcaatcgagacacgccaatgaaacgtgttttcacttcccattttgtgaaataacgagtttttatcatgatattggatgttataagcagaaattcatatccccgctaaaagtcgggattcttccatgattttcaatttcaaataggcaaaaggaactcaagaaacggcgaaaaaatcctcacggccctgaagagaagccaaggcaatgttttttcacttccaatttcgtggaaaaacgattttttatcatgaaattgtatgttataaggcgaaattcatgcctccgctggaaatcgaccttccatcatgagcttcagttccaaataggcaaaagaaactgaagaaacagggaaaaatttgtcattgcaatcgagacacgccaatgaaacgtgttttcacttcccattttgtgaaataacgagtttttatcatgatattggatgttataagcagaaattcatatctccgctaaaagtcgggaatctcccatgattttctatttcaaataggcaaaaggaactcaagaaacggggaaaaaatcctcacggccctggagagaagccaaggcaatgttttttcacttccaatttcgtggaaaaacgagtttttatcatgaaattgtatgttacaaggcgaaattcatgtctccgctgtaaatcgaccttccaccacgatcttcagttccaaataggcaaaagaaactgaagaaacagggaaaaatttgtcattgcattcgagacacgccaatgcaacgtgttttcacttctcattttgtgaaaaaacgagtttttatcatgatatttgatgttataagcagaaattcatatctccgctaaaagtcgggaatctcccatgattttctatttcaaataggcaaaaggaactcaagaaacggggaaaaaatcctcacggccctggagagaagccaaggcaatgttttttcacttccaatttcgtggaaaaacgattttttatcatgaaattgtatgttataaggcgaaattcatgtctccgctggaaatcgacattctcccatgatcttcggttccaaataggcaaaagaaactgaaggaacagggagaaatttctcattgccccgagacacgccaaggcaacgtgttttcacttcccattttgtgaaataacgagtttttatcatgatattggatgttatcagcagaaattcatatctccgctaaaagtcgggattcttccatgattttcaatttcaaataggcaaaaggaactcaagaaaggggaaaaaaacctcacgaccctggagagaaaccaaggcaacgttttttcacttccaatttcgtgaaaaaacgagtttttatcatgaaattgtatgttatacggcgaaattcatgtctccgctggaaatcgacattctcccataatcttcagttccaaataggcaaaagaaactgaagaaacagggaaaaatttgtcattgcaatcgagacacgccaatgcaacgtgttttcacttcccattttgtgaaataacgagtttttatcactatattggatgttataagcagaaattcatatctccgctaaaagtcgggattctcccatgattttctatttcaaataggcaaatggaattcaagaaacgggtaaaatatcctcacggccctggagagaagccaaggcaatgttttttcacttccaatttcgtggaaaaacgagtttttatcatgaaattgtatgttacaaggcgaaattcatgtctccgctgtaaatcgaccctccaccatgatcttcagttccaaataggcaaaagaaactgaagaaacagggaaaaatttgtcattgcaatcgagacacgccaatgcaacgtgttttcacgtcccattttgtgaaataacgagtttttatcatgatattggatgttataagcagaaattcatatctccgctaaaattcaggattcttccatgattttctatttcaaataggcaaaaggaactcaagaaacggagaaaaaatcctcacggccctggagagaagccaaggca from Venturia canescens isolate UGA unplaced genomic scaffold, ASM1945775v1 PGA_scaffold_15__1_contigs__length_3012046, whole genome shotgun sequence includes:
- the LOC122418600 gene encoding uncharacterized protein, giving the protein MADDKISPAKRTKTNSDHEEREDEFNKVEKSLSQVAITAVISTHSAGGAGPSFMENSMNSDGAKDSYSENSCDDNSDEDSEQDGDDDMSRKIKKTLLLDGQFFVVDREKSSLTGAVLAYCNSCTVPKLLSGSFRSTSNFSSHLKRKHQEEHARYKEYVRLKRQGRVTSIIDRRRWSCLFDQNKFEENVTDFILKFMLPFRVVEDPGFRKIFDDFKIQKGDSQIKHLTRYTLGKRVEENLSITMNEIRDQLRLLINEGGLVCTTADVWTGGARRFLGVTVSWIEPKTLTRKSAAIACRRFPGTHSFDAIANLLSSIHTSFGLTSESIRATVTDNASNFEKAFRKLGIEELDKVLPEDEVQGEVQSIDTDDINAIEEYSNPEDEIDIEEEFSEECQKILPRHCKCASHTMNLIASTDVPKAIARNDPLKRKHNCVLKKCSLLWKLLRSPKKRETLKTELGIAIQRPVVTRWNSSYDCFKQLLGIKAKLIDKNMEGLTQPFTAGDFNYLEEYVRCSTPLANAIDLLQGDTCYYGILLPTLVSMRYQLNELSNSDDVTFCKPLIKVMIDGINRRFEKLFDFTELNVDAAIAAISHPRFKGRWLAQFNEDQQRLIHRRFVEAVSLETLTEARIPLDENQDDEFQFGPSAETIAEFEPSLSQGEVKAEVTRYLKSKETQLVMLEKFPNIRKTFLKYNTPLPSSAPVERLFSYATMMNMPKFNRISEEHFEQRILAKANHKKKYI